TGTTTGCATTCCAGCCTTTTTTCTTCAATAGTCGTTCCCATTTTTCCTTTGTTTTAGGATATACTATAATATTTTTCTCTTTAGCTTTTTCCAGCAAAGTCATATCCGATAAATCATCGGTATAAACACCTTCAAAATATCTTTCAAAGTCAGCAAATATTTTTTCAACTTTACGCCCTAACAAGTCAACAGATAATTTTCCTTGGCATACGCCATTTTGATATGCAAGCTGAGAACTGTAACAACTTTGGCAAGGTACATGTCTGGATATGATATCTGCAATAAAATCGAGCGTTGCAGATACGATAATAATTTTATTGTGGGGATCCAACGACAATGATTTTAGTGAATCAATAACCTTTACGTTTTGATGAGGAATGAGATATTCATTATAAAAAGATTGTGCAGCATCTTTTAGTTCATCATAAGTATAACCTTTAAGAAAACACAAGGCTATGATTCTTGTCATATCCATACGCAACAATTTAACAGCAATCTTGTTAAAAAGGCGCCAAACAATTGTTTTTCGCAGAATATTATAATAGCGATAATAAATGTTTGTATCTTTCAAGAAATATTCAAGGAAATCAAAAGTTGTGTTTGAACGATAGAGAGTACCACAGATATCAAAGATATAAATTCTATTCATGTCAGTAAAATTACGGCTTGATTCATATCCTTCGTCCTCGCCTAATAATTTTATCATAAAGCAATCTAAAGAATTTGTTATAAAGAACATTCCCAATACAACGTATAATAGGATTATCATATTTGATGATAAAGTCGGCATCCGGCGACATCCGCTCGGGCAGAAGTGCTTTAATTGCCCTGTAGCGCTCTTGCAGCGACTCATTAAGATTGCCACTTGCCCCTGCCTTCTCGCAGGCACAGACATTGACTGATACGTCAAGATAAGAGCAATTATCAAGCACCAATGCCTTAAAGAAAAACTCCGTATCACTCACGATTTTGTAATTTTCATTATACATATATCGCTTCATCACTGCTGCCTTTATAAACGCAGCCTGATGATTCATACTGTTTTTAAGGAAGAAAGTCAGCGATAATTCTGTCGGCTTGGGCGGTCTTATCTTGTAGTTTTCGGCATAGCCAATGCCGGTCACAATAGCCTTTTCCTGTTGTAGAAAAGGGGTTATTTGTTCCAATGCCAGTTCATTGCAAAATATGTCACCGGAGTTCATGAAATTAAGATAGTCGCCGCTGCTCATTCTTATACCCTTGTTCATAGCATTGTAGATACCTGAGTCTTTTTCAGACACATAGCTTAAATCAGCGATGCGAGGTATGTAGCTTTTAATCACATCCACACTTTCATCCGTACTGGCTCCATCTATCACTATGACCTCATAATCTCTGTAAGACTGACATGATACACTTTCAAGCGTGGCCTTCAACCCCATCGCATTGTTGAAGTTGACGGTTATAATACTTACTTTCATTGTTTATTTAAATATTCGAATACAAATTAGAAGTACCCAATTAGCAAATCTGCTTACACTAGTCCCTGTATAAATTTGCGCACCAAATCAAAAAACGCTGTGGAACAGCGATGTGGTTCATGATACTTTCGTACCTTCTCCATGCCCAAACGAGCCATGGATTCATAATGAGATGGTTGTGCAAGAATATCCTCTAATATACCAGGCAATTGATCGGCATATCTATAAATAATACACGATTCTTTATCTCGAACAGCTATATTTTCTAAGGCTACATTAGTACCTATAGTCAACA
The Phocaeicola salanitronis DSM 18170 genome window above contains:
- a CDS encoding glycosyltransferase family 2 protein; its protein translation is MKVSIITVNFNNAMGLKATLESVSCQSYRDYEVIVIDGASTDESVDVIKSYIPRIADLSYVSEKDSGIYNAMNKGIRMSSGDYLNFMNSGDIFCNELALEQITPFLQQEKAIVTGIGYAENYKIRPPKPTELSLTFFLKNSMNHQAAFIKAAVMKRYMYNENYKIVSDTEFFFKALVLDNCSYLDVSVNVCACEKAGASGNLNESLQERYRAIKALLPERMSPDADFIIKYDNPIIRCIGNVLYNKFFRLLYDKIIRRGRRI
- a CDS encoding haloacid dehalogenase-like hydrolase, coding for MIKLLGEDEGYESSRNFTDMNRIYIFDICGTLYRSNTTFDFLEYFLKDTNIYYRYYNILRKTIVWRLFNKIAVKLLRMDMTRIIALCFLKGYTYDELKDAAQSFYNEYLIPHQNVKVIDSLKSLSLDPHNKIIIVSATLDFIADIISRHVPCQSCYSSQLAYQNGVCQGKLSVDLLGRKVEKIFADFERYFEGVYTDDLSDMTLLEKAKEKNIIVYPKTKEKWERLLKKKGWNANIIAC